One part of the Microbacterium aurugineum genome encodes these proteins:
- a CDS encoding methylenetetrahydrofolate reductase, which translates to MSSETETSGTPRVPFSFELYPPRSVSSEEALHDTVRCLAAAGPDFLSVTYGAGGSTGGRSLDVLRFIRTQTDVEPLAHLTCVGNSYAGAATLIREFLDAGILSFLALRGDPPTGQTEDDLGDLESAAQLVQLIDRVQAERAPYEEAPVPGLPGAARVDPRRKVNIAVAAFPKGHPRATHRTQDVEALLAKQAAGATFAITQLFFHPDDYLAFVERARSAGVTIPILPGIMPITSPARLTRVLELTGEDLPSELAIALDVEPTAEGRREIGIEWAARLAREVVAGGAPGVHLYAFNQHETVLTVLAEAGILPALRH; encoded by the coding sequence ATGTCTTCCGAGACCGAGACCTCAGGCACTCCTCGCGTGCCGTTCTCCTTCGAGCTCTACCCACCGCGTTCGGTGTCGAGCGAGGAAGCGCTGCACGACACCGTCCGATGCCTCGCCGCCGCGGGACCCGACTTCCTCTCGGTCACCTACGGGGCGGGCGGATCGACCGGTGGCCGCTCCCTCGACGTGCTCCGGTTCATCCGCACGCAGACCGACGTCGAGCCACTCGCGCACCTGACCTGCGTCGGCAACAGCTACGCGGGCGCCGCGACGCTGATCCGCGAGTTCCTCGATGCCGGCATCCTCAGCTTCCTCGCCCTGCGCGGAGACCCGCCCACAGGGCAGACCGAGGACGACCTCGGCGATCTGGAGAGTGCTGCCCAGCTCGTGCAGCTGATCGACCGCGTGCAGGCCGAACGGGCCCCCTACGAGGAGGCACCCGTCCCCGGACTCCCCGGTGCCGCGAGGGTCGATCCCCGCCGCAAGGTGAACATCGCGGTCGCCGCATTCCCGAAAGGGCATCCGCGGGCCACGCACCGCACGCAGGATGTGGAGGCGCTGCTCGCGAAGCAGGCCGCTGGGGCGACCTTCGCGATCACGCAGCTCTTCTTCCACCCTGACGACTACCTGGCGTTCGTCGAACGGGCTCGCAGCGCCGGGGTCACGATCCCGATCCTGCCGGGCATCATGCCGATCACCTCACCGGCCCGGCTCACACGCGTGCTCGAGCTCACGGGAGAGGACCTGCCGAGCGAGCTCGCCATCGCGCTCGACGTCGAGCCGACCGCGGAGGGGCGTCGAGAGATCGGCATCGAGTGGGCCGCACGCCTCGCTCGCGAGGTCGTCGCCGGGGGAGCGCCGGGCGTGCACCTCTACGCCTTCAACCAACACGAGACCGTCCTCACCGTCCTCGCAGAAGCCGGGATCCTCCCGGCCCTGCGTCACTAG
- a CDS encoding S9 family peptidase: protein MSSPYGSWPSPFSAASVAVSSPRIDGARFVGSEIWWGESVPSEKGRVTVRSSSGDEILPAPWSARSRVHEYGGGAWTADRQGTLYFVDAADQRVRRLVPGTEPVPLTPQGAAHGGLRVQAGRLLAVREDLSTTPHTRSIIEIPVDGSAADDASAIRVIRESEGFVAHPALSSDGERIAWVEWDTGRMPWEEAHVRLIALPAGDVHTVPSRAALQPEWLGDAELVFADDSAGRWGLHRVALDGDVPGAEPQPLAPADADTGYGLWVLGNRWYQPLNDGRIVAVRTNGRDLVVVIDADGAARPIDVPGDGHVSVDDAEGTRVLLSGNGSHVTPGLWVVDVDSGETVTVRGGEPVDARWMPRAVPIEVDGAHGEVHAFAYPPANPDASAPDDELPPYIVLVHGGPTAHVSGASSTAIAYYTSRGIGVLDVNYGGSTGYGRAYRERLDGQWGVVDVDDVISAARGLADAGLADPARIAIRGGSAGGWTVLSALVRGGAFAAGISRYGVADLRLLAAETHDFEATYLDGLVGPLPEYEDVYIERSPLTHADRIDVPVLLLQGGEDRVVPPSQSESIRDALAARGVDHEYVLYPSEGHGFRSAETIVDSLERELAFLGRVFGFEPRR from the coding sequence ATGTCGTCCCCTTACGGTTCCTGGCCCTCGCCCTTCTCCGCCGCATCCGTGGCGGTCTCGTCCCCGCGCATCGACGGCGCCCGCTTCGTCGGCTCCGAGATCTGGTGGGGGGAATCCGTCCCGTCCGAGAAGGGGCGCGTGACGGTGCGGAGTTCGTCCGGGGACGAGATCCTTCCCGCCCCCTGGAGCGCACGTTCGCGGGTGCACGAGTACGGGGGCGGCGCATGGACAGCCGATCGCCAGGGCACGCTCTACTTCGTCGATGCGGCTGATCAGCGAGTGCGTCGACTCGTCCCTGGCACCGAGCCTGTCCCCCTCACCCCGCAGGGCGCGGCGCACGGAGGCCTGCGGGTGCAGGCCGGGCGTCTGCTGGCCGTGCGTGAAGACCTGTCGACGACCCCGCACACCCGATCGATCATCGAGATCCCGGTCGACGGTTCGGCGGCGGACGACGCGAGCGCGATCCGGGTGATCCGGGAGAGTGAGGGCTTCGTCGCCCATCCGGCGCTCTCCTCCGACGGCGAGCGGATCGCCTGGGTCGAGTGGGACACCGGCCGGATGCCGTGGGAAGAGGCACATGTTCGGCTCATCGCTCTCCCCGCAGGCGACGTGCACACCGTGCCCTCGCGAGCGGCTCTGCAACCGGAGTGGCTCGGCGACGCGGAACTGGTGTTCGCCGATGACTCCGCCGGCCGATGGGGGCTGCACCGCGTCGCTCTCGACGGCGACGTCCCGGGCGCCGAGCCGCAGCCGCTCGCACCGGCGGATGCCGACACGGGCTACGGGCTCTGGGTGCTCGGCAACCGCTGGTACCAGCCGCTGAACGACGGGCGGATCGTGGCCGTGCGGACGAACGGCCGTGACCTGGTGGTCGTGATCGATGCGGATGGCGCCGCACGTCCGATCGATGTCCCCGGGGACGGACATGTGAGCGTGGACGACGCCGAGGGCACACGGGTGCTGCTCTCCGGGAACGGCTCACACGTCACACCGGGCCTGTGGGTCGTCGACGTCGACTCCGGAGAGACCGTCACGGTGCGCGGCGGGGAGCCTGTGGACGCACGGTGGATGCCGCGCGCGGTGCCGATCGAGGTCGATGGTGCGCACGGCGAGGTGCACGCCTTCGCGTATCCTCCCGCGAACCCGGATGCGAGCGCACCCGACGACGAGCTCCCGCCGTACATCGTGCTCGTGCACGGAGGGCCGACGGCGCACGTCTCCGGCGCCTCCTCGACGGCGATCGCCTACTACACGAGCCGGGGCATCGGCGTGCTCGACGTGAACTACGGCGGATCTACGGGCTACGGCCGGGCCTACCGCGAGCGTCTGGACGGGCAATGGGGTGTCGTCGACGTCGATGACGTGATCTCCGCCGCTCGCGGGCTCGCGGACGCGGGACTCGCCGACCCCGCCCGCATCGCCATCCGCGGAGGGTCGGCCGGAGGGTGGACGGTCCTGTCGGCGCTGGTCCGTGGCGGGGCGTTCGCCGCGGGGATCAGCCGCTACGGCGTGGCGGATCTGCGGCTGCTGGCCGCGGAGACCCATGACTTCGAAGCGACGTACCTCGATGGACTCGTCGGCCCCCTCCCCGAGTACGAAGACGTGTACATCGAGCGTTCGCCGCTGACCCACGCCGACCGCATCGACGTTCCGGTGCTGCTCCTCCAGGGCGGCGAGGACCGCGTGGTCCCGCCGTCGCAGTCGGAGTCGATCCGCGATGCCCTGGCGGCGCGCGGCGTCGATCACGAGTACGTGCTGTACCCGAGCGAGGGCCACGGTTTCCGCAGTGCGGAGACGATCGTCGACTCCCTCGAACGCGAACTCGCGTTCCTCGGCCGGGTGTTCGGGTTCGAACCACGCCGCTGA